GCTTCCTCTATTTTATAAAGTATGAGGGAGTGTTTTATTTTACTAGAACGGATTTGAATATGGAAGAAGTACATCTTTTAACAGTAGTTTATGATGAGATTGCTTTCCCTAAGAGAATGCAAGTAAAAACGCTTTTTATTGGAACGTGAATATGCTATACTCTACATGAGTGTATAAAAGGTGAGGTGAATCATGGACATACGAGTGATAGCAACGGATATGGATGGAACCTTGTTGGATTCAAGGGGAGAGTATCCTAGGGAACGATTTGAAAAGATAGTCACAGAGCTGGAAAAAAGGGAAATTCAGCTAGTGGTAGCGACAGGAAATAATATCTCGCGTATGCAGCTATTATTTGGAGATTTGTTTGATCGTTTGTCTTTTGTTGCGAGAAATGGTTCGATGATTGTTGAACGTGGGAAATTGCTTTCTCAGCGTTTTTGGACCAGAGAAATGGTAGAAGACTGTTTGACCTATTTCCAAGGCCAGTTTCAAGCCTATCGTCTTATCGTTGGCATGGAAGGTAAGAATGTGGCTTTAGAAGGAACGGATTTTTCTTATGTTTATCAATTGGTTGCTAAAGAATCTGCGGACGCTTTTCTGGCAACTATTTCGTACATCAAGGATTTTACCGATTTGCCAGAGGGGGCATATCTGCGTGTGAGCTTGATGATTCCTGAAAGAGATGTTGACGAGGTGACGCGTGTCTTTAATCAGGCTTTTAAAGGGAAATTTAGGGCTGTTACGAGCGGCTATGGTTCTGTTGACATTATAGAAGAAGGAATTCATAAAGCTTGGGGGTTGGAGCAACTCTTGAAGCGGTGGCAATTGTCCCCTTCTCAACTGATGGCTTTTGGAGATAGTGAAAATGATGTCGAGCTATTACAGTTTGCAGGTCAATCTTATGCGATGGAAAATGGGGATCAAAGTGCTAAAATTGTAGCCAATCAGCTTGCTCCTAGTAATCATCAGGCGGGAGTTTTGCAGGTGATTGAAAATTATTTAAGAGAAAGGTAGAAAAGGAAAACATGAAAGAATTGTATCGGCAGGTTGGTCGTTTTTCGATACGAAAATTCTCGATTGGAGCAGCTTCTGTTTTATTGGGAATGAGTCTTTTGGCGACTATGTCATCTAAAATTGTGCAGGCGGACGACAAAACGTGTACAAAAATCACCTATCATTATGTTAGTGAAGAAGAATTAACGGACGCGGAAAAGAAGTTGATTACCAGCTCCTTGCCTTCTAATCAGGTATCAGAAGATACGACCTACTACATGGTCTATCGTCCAGATGCCAAAGGAGTGTTACCAAAGACAGGGATGGACATTTCAGCTCTCGTAGCAGGAACAGGGGTAGTATTTTTAGTGTGCGCCCTTTCTTTCCATCAGAAAAAGAAAAAATGGCTAGTGACAGCTTTTCTTGTAACGAGTTTGGGACAAGCGGTTTTAATTCCAGAGGTATCGGCTCTGACTCACAATTTATTTGCCCATCTCACTCAGGAGTTTTGTTTGCCAAATGGTTCTGTTTTGCCAGAAAAAGTACGTGACATTGAGGGTTATCACTTCGTTGGCTATATTGTCGAACATGCGCCTAAAATGGCTACAGGAAAGGGAACACAGTCACCGGTATCCTCTGTCCAAAATATGGGAACAGAGACGCCAAAGGAATTGGTAGAGCAAGCTATGTCACAAGAGGCTCTTTCCTCATCAGAATTGCCAAACAAAGAGGTGACAGCTGAGCCAAGTTCTCCAGTAGAGGAATTGCCATCTACCCCAGCACCAGTCGTTCCAACTAATCCGGTCTCACCAGCTGTTCCGACCGAGCCTGTTATTCCAACACCAGAAAAGAACCATGAAGTCCCGCGTGAAGATATTCCGACGGTTGAGAAACCAGTTTTACCAGTAGAAGAAGTTCCTCGTTATGAAGTTCCAAGCGAGAATGTTCCGACAGTTGATAAACCAGTTTTACCAGTGGAAGAAGTTCCGCACTATGAAGTCCCGAGCGAGAATGTTCCAACAGTTGAGAAACCTGATTTACGATTAGAGGAAGTCCCAGCTAAAACCAGTCCAGAAGAGCAACCGATTCCTGATGCTGGCTCTTCGTCAGAACTTCCGGTTGCTCCGGTAGAACCAGTCGTTCCAGTTGTTCCTGCGGAATCAGAGGCTGAATCTCCGTCCACATCCGAACCAGTAGTTCCAGTTGTTCCTGCGGAACCAGAGGCTGAAGCTCCATCCACATCCGAACCAGTCGTTCCAGTTACTCCTGCGGAACCAGAGGTTGAAGCTCCGTCCACATCCGAACCAGTAGTTCCAGTTATTCCTGCGGAATCAGAGGCTGAAGCTCCATCCACATCCGAACCAGTCGTTCCAGTTACTCCTGCGGAACCAGAGGTTGAAGCTCCGTCCACATCCGAACCAGTCGTTCCAGTTGTTCCTGCGGAACCAGAGGTTGAAGCTCCGTCCACATCTGAACCAGTCGTTCCAGTTACTCCGGTAGAACCAGAGGTTGAAGCTCCGTCCACATCCGAACCAGTAGTTCCAGTTACTCCGGTAGAACCAGAGGAACCAACCGATACGGTTACTCCAGAGCCAGAAAAACATGTTGATGTCTTGGGAGAAGCGGTGTTGACTGTAACAAAACCGCTTGCCCCACTTGAGCTGATGGTAGCGGCTGATAAATTAGATCAAGGTTCCCAAAAGGAAGTTGATACGACCAACAAAACACCAGAAAGTGTGGCAGCCTATCAAGCAGCAAAAGAAAAAGCTCTTGCAATTCTAGCAGAGGCGAATGCTGTCATTGTAAACCAAGCAGCCAGTCCAGAAGCTATTACTGAAGCTAAGCAGAAGGCAGAAGAGGCTCTGAAAAATTTAGAAGCAGCAGAAGCTGCTCTGCAAAATAAAGCTCTCACCAAGCCGACCTTGGATTTGCAAAAACTAGAAAAGCAAGACAAGGACAAATCAGTCCGAGTAACCTATCAATTGACGGATCCTGACAATGCCTTTATTTCTGCTACTGCTCAGATTTATTCAGGAGATACCTTGGTTAAAGAAGTCATCTTGACCAAGGAAGAATTGGCTGGAACAGTAATTCCAGGATTGGATTATGATGTAGACTACCAGCTCAAAACGATTTTTGAGTATCATACAGGAGCTGAGCAAGCACGTGAAATGCTAGAACGTGTGGAACCGTTTGTCTTGGAGCGCAAGCAGATTGAACTGAAAAATCTACGTGATCTTGCACTTTACACTTACAAAAATGGTGTGAAAACAAAAGTTATCAGTTTAGCAGAAGTTGGTGCTGTCAGAGATTATTTTGCAAGTTTTATTTCTGAAACGGGCAAGGAAGTTCAACTGCCTATCAAGGAAATCGTGGCTGACGGCAATGGCTTTAAAGTAGTTGCTACTCATCCTGAACTTGTTCAGCGAAACACAGCGGGCGACTATGATGATGACTACAGCTTTAGGATTGGTCGGATTGCTCCGTCACAAAATGGTGTCTATACTTCTTTCAAAGATTTGATCAATTCGATTAATGCAAATCCAAGTGGAACATTCACTTTGGGAGCTGACTTGAGTGCAGGAGAGATGGACAAGCCAGAGGCGAGCTATGTAACCGTTCCATTTACAGGCACCCTAAATGGTCTGCATGATGGAAAGAATTACACAATCTATGGTTTGCAAGCTCCGCTCTTTGAAAGTACAAATGGAGCAACTTTGTCCAATCTCAATCTAGCTGATGTGGCTATTAAGAGTGGTAAGCCTGATGTAGCGACACTAGTCAATACTGCGCAAAATACGACCATTCGAAATGTTGCTCTATCTGGTGAGATTGAAGCGCCGAATAATGTTGCTGGTTTAGTCTATGATGCCTTGAATACGACCATTCAAGATATAGAGGCGGACCTTGCTATCCGTACGACAGCTACTACTGGAAAGATGTTATCTGGTGGCTTGGTGGGTCGCTTGAGAGATAGTAGTATTGAAAAAGCTCATATTAATGCTACAATTGATACAACGGTCAACCCAGAACAATATTTTGGAGGCATTGTTGGAACGGCTGAAGGGACTAAAACCAAGATTGAAGATGTCTATGTAGAAGGTCTTTTGGA
The window above is part of the Streptococcus himalayensis genome. Proteins encoded here:
- a CDS encoding Cof-type HAD-IIB family hydrolase produces the protein MDIRVIATDMDGTLLDSRGEYPRERFEKIVTELEKREIQLVVATGNNISRMQLLFGDLFDRLSFVARNGSMIVERGKLLSQRFWTREMVEDCLTYFQGQFQAYRLIVGMEGKNVALEGTDFSYVYQLVAKESADAFLATISYIKDFTDLPEGAYLRVSLMIPERDVDEVTRVFNQAFKGKFRAVTSGYGSVDIIEEGIHKAWGLEQLLKRWQLSPSQLMAFGDSENDVELLQFAGQSYAMENGDQSAKIVANQLAPSNHQAGVLQVIENYLRER
- a CDS encoding ZmpA/ZmpB/ZmpC family metallo-endopeptidase; the protein is MKELYRQVGRFSIRKFSIGAASVLLGMSLLATMSSKIVQADDKTCTKITYHYVSEEELTDAEKKLITSSLPSNQVSEDTTYYMVYRPDAKGVLPKTGMDISALVAGTGVVFLVCALSFHQKKKKWLVTAFLVTSLGQAVLIPEVSALTHNLFAHLTQEFCLPNGSVLPEKVRDIEGYHFVGYIVEHAPKMATGKGTQSPVSSVQNMGTETPKELVEQAMSQEALSSSELPNKEVTAEPSSPVEELPSTPAPVVPTNPVSPAVPTEPVIPTPEKNHEVPREDIPTVEKPVLPVEEVPRYEVPSENVPTVDKPVLPVEEVPHYEVPSENVPTVEKPDLRLEEVPAKTSPEEQPIPDAGSSSELPVAPVEPVVPVVPAESEAESPSTSEPVVPVVPAEPEAEAPSTSEPVVPVTPAEPEVEAPSTSEPVVPVIPAESEAEAPSTSEPVVPVTPAEPEVEAPSTSEPVVPVVPAEPEVEAPSTSEPVVPVTPVEPEVEAPSTSEPVVPVTPVEPEEPTDTVTPEPEKHVDVLGEAVLTVTKPLAPLELMVAADKLDQGSQKEVDTTNKTPESVAAYQAAKEKALAILAEANAVIVNQAASPEAITEAKQKAEEALKNLEAAEAALQNKALTKPTLDLQKLEKQDKDKSVRVTYQLTDPDNAFISATAQIYSGDTLVKEVILTKEELAGTVIPGLDYDVDYQLKTIFEYHTGAEQAREMLERVEPFVLERKQIELKNLRDLALYTYKNGVKTKVISLAEVGAVRDYFASFISETGKEVQLPIKEIVADGNGFKVVATHPELVQRNTAGDYDDDYSFRIGRIAPSQNGVYTSFKDLINSINANPSGTFTLGADLSAGEMDKPEASYVTVPFTGTLNGLHDGKNYTIYGLQAPLFESTNGATLSNLNLADVAIKSGKPDVATLVNTAQNTTIRNVALSGEIEAPNNVAGLVYDALNTTIQDIEADLAIRTTATTGKMLSGGLVGRLRDSSIEKAHINATIDTTVNPEQYFGGIVGTAEGTKTKIEDVYVEGLLDNKKGGRVGALAGFSGRAVLSRIVSGMTVKGGADYVGSGNQEKASDIYRIANRSTANVKSNKISEVTAEVAAETIKAMGLTATLADKESSVGQTSKMIDYSSLPNYEAAREMAYRNTEKLLPFYNREYIVKQGNKIAPSSKLYTTKLVTVVPMKDKQVVADFYKDKSAINRLLLNYEDGTVEYLAVAPGSTFAADTIQEYKLTGTDLLYTPEQFMSDPAEVIATAMKRVEGLEYFSEDVWKVTQGHPEKETDTPNLSPIETYQKEILEVLYLKDSFKEVHSRAKEVFEAALAQSVAGDFTTTPLKEQMKDYMKKNAVAILVGASYLDRLYKVQFGDMNVGELATFYQNFFGKQVNSLEWLANLGRMGNDALDIKNNPATYEKWIAPVSGYANLREYLSAYRTRFTALSENDWFKSATKAHIAEVQSKELPNQTYQVYDQLNRIDHPRLILPLLNLTSEGIYIMSNMTTLSFGMYDRYMDMSLKETNPEKYASELERVNNLVDYFAKTQGDHFDFWYRIAKPEVRDRLYNRGDMPIPSWDGYLIPQFGNKASHWMPKFGEGASSRMTDFFGPIGKYYTSNGLGAYATGYLVHFVLDGMLNLYGQSVFTHEMVHNLDGTIYLGGYGRREAFGAEIYAQGLLQSTSSATNQIFALNTHADFSTVDGGKFANNRVHNLSPDRFRSQADLKDYLQGRMDVIYTLEALEGNALVKLDKADQALFYKKIEPINEIGESKIRQMTTEDLTPLTFTSVNDLVDNDILLGTHSFHGNKDKISKNGYETEVLFAANYSGLTNLHGSVDSLSIKRLSNELLAETGYDGFIAYLSNQYRAAALAEGKTFNDEYILKKITNGQYADFHAFKKAMYKRRLDKVAQLKPVTFTYNKQTYTVTSETLNRLINEAVQADLAAFKAKKATNSLFALKEAIYRAYLLDTDDFRSSIYQ